In Arachis hypogaea cultivar Tifrunner chromosome 2, arahy.Tifrunner.gnm2.J5K5, whole genome shotgun sequence, a genomic segment contains:
- the LOC112744613 gene encoding cocosin 1: protein MSSSLLFLTLAYLVLIERLTCHAQSHGDRIGECRLEHLSVMEPTKRVESEGGVAEFWDDKSQQLQCIGVTLIRYTIRPKGLLLPFYTNAPRIHYILQGKGVMEIVVTGCRAMYRSSTKRGMMSSYSDEHQKIQSIEQNDAVAVPSSSVHWIYNTGHSDLVLFSLVDVANADNQLDPTFRNFLLSGNGNGKEGEESNNNWFIKKKQREAQEGNVFSGLALETLIGSFNVQREIAEKVQGLKDWRGSIILVKEGLDWLSPEEEEEEEGLEKRKKGDVNGIEETLCSYSFVHPLGEPRMHADKYNPRGGHITSLNTPNMAVLQYLQLGLDRGVLYKDAILVPHYNLNCHAVIYCTRGSALVQVINENGKRVLDEEVKEGQVLIVPQHYIVVKKAGSDAFDWVAIKTSDNPIINTLAGELSLVRAIPEAVLMSSYRMERKEARLLKRKGELTIISPPLEETH, encoded by the exons ATGTCTTCATCATTACTTTTTCTCACACTTGCTTACCTCGTTCTTATTGAACGTTTAACATGTCATGCGCAGTCACATGGAGACAGAATCGGAGAGTGCCGTCTTGAGCACCTCAGCGTCATGGAACCTACAAAACGAGTTGAATCTGAAGGTGGCGTAGCTGAGTTCTGGGATGACAAGAGCCAGCAGCTCCAGTGCATTGGTGTCACGTTGATTCGATACACTATAAGACCCAAGGGCCTGCTCTTGCCATTTTACACCAATGCCCCCAGAATCCACTATATTCTCCAAG GTAAGGGTGTTATGGAAATAGTGGTGACAGGGTGTCGGGCAATGTATCGGTCATCAACAAAGAGAGGCATGATGAGCAGTTACAGTGACGAGCACCAGAAGATTCAATCAATTGAGCAAAACGACGCCGTTGCCGTGCCTTCAAGTTCGGTTCACTGGATATACAACACCGGCCACTCAGATCTTGTTCTCTTCTCGCTCGTCGATGTCGCCAATGCTGATAACCAACTTGACCCCACATTTAGG AACTTCCTCCTTAGTGGGAACGGAAACGGAAAGGAGGGAGAAGAAAGTAACAATAATTGGTTTATAAAGAAGAAGCAAAgagaggcacaagaaggcaatgtGTTCAGTGGATTAGCATTAGAGACATTGATTGGGTCTTTTAATGTTCAGAGGGAGATAGCGGAGAAAGTGCAAGGCTTGAAGGATTGGAGAGGTTCAATCATTTTGGTGAAGGAAGGACTTGATTGGCTGAGcccagaagaagaggaagaagaagaaggattagaaaagaggaagaaaggtGATGTTAATGGTATAGAGGAAACTCTATGTTCTTACTCATTTGTGCATCCATTAGGTGAACCAAGAATGCATGCTGACAAATATAACCCACGTGGGGGTCACATTACTAGCCTCAACACTCCCAATATGGCAGTCCTTCAATACCTCCAACTTGGTTTAGACCGCGGTGTACTCTACAAG GATGCTATTCTAGTTCCTCACTACAATTTGAATTGCCATGCTGTGATCTACTGCACAAGGGGAAGCGCTCTGGTTCAGGTAATCAACGAGAACGGAAAGAGGGTGTTGGATGAAGAGGTGAAGGAGGGTCAAGTGTTAATTGTGCCACAGCATTACATTGTTGTGAAGAAGGCTGGGAGTGATGCATTTGACTGGGTAGCAATCAAAACCAGTGATAACCCCATCATCAACACACTCGCCGGAGAGCTCTCCCTCGTCCGCGCAATTCCCGAGGCAGTGCTGATGAGTTCGTATCGGATGGAAAGGAAGGAAGCTAGGCTTTTGAAGCGAAAGGGAGAGCTTACTATTATTAGTCCTCCACTTGAAGAAACCCACTAG